One region of Pogona vitticeps strain Pit_001003342236 chromosome 1, PviZW2.1, whole genome shotgun sequence genomic DNA includes:
- the MDH1 gene encoding malate dehydrogenase, cytoplasmic, producing MSKPIRVLVTGAAGQIAYSLLYSIAKGDVFGADQPLVLVLLDITPMMTVLDGVLMELQDCALPLLTEVIATDKEDVAFKDLDVAILVGSMPRKEGMERKDLLKANVKIFKSQGTALDKFAKKTVKVIVVGNPANTNCLIASKSAPSIPKENFSCLTRLDHNRAKSQIAMKVGVTAKDVKNCIIWGNHSSTQYPDVNHAKVKVQGKDVGVYEAVKNDNWLKGDFITTVQQRGAAVIKARKLSSAMSAAKAICDHVRDIWFGTPEGEFVSMGVISDGNSYGVPEDIIYSFPVVIKDKTWKIVEGLPINDFSREKMDVTAKELTDEKETAVEFLSTA from the exons TCTAAACCCATCCGAGTCCTAGTAACAGGTGCTGCTGGACAGATTGCATATTCTCTGCTGTACAGCATTGCTAAGGGTGATGTCTTCGGTGCAGATCAG CCTCTTGTTCTTGTGCTTCTGGATATCACTCCCATGATGACAGTACTGGATGGTGTCCTTATGGAATTGCAAGATTGTGCCCTCCCCCTATTAACGG AGGTAATTGCAACTGACAAAGAAGATGTCGCATTCAAAGATCTTGATGTAGCCATACTGGTAGGCTCCATGCCAAGGAAAGAAGGTATGGAGCGGAAAGATCTGCTCAAGGCCAATGTGAAAATTTTTAAGTCTCAAGGCACAGCGCTGGACAAATTTGCAAAGAAGACTGTTAAG GTTATTGTGGTGGGCAATCCAGCAAATACCAATTGCCTGATTGCTTCAAAATCTGCTCCGTCCATCCCCAAAGAGAATTTCAGTTGTTTAACTCGTCTAGACCACAACAGAGCAAAGTCACAG ATTGCAATGAAAGTTGGTGTGACTGCTAAAGATGTAAAGAATTGTATTATCTGGGGGAATCACTCCTCTACTCAATATCCAGATGTTAACCATGCCAAGGTCAAAGTGCAAGGGAAAGATGTTGGAGTTTATGAAGCTGTGAAAAATGATAACTGGCTGAAGGGTGACTTCATTACA ACTGTTCAACAGCGGGGGGCAGCTGTCATCAAGGCCAGGAAGCTGTCAAGTGCAATGTCAGCAGCCAAAGCTATCTGTGATCATGTGAGAGACATCTGGTTTGGCACTCCAGAG GGTGAATTTGTTTCTATGGGTGTTATTTCTGATGGAAATTCCTATGGTGTCCCTGAAGATATTATCTATTCATTTCCTGTTGTAATAAAG GATAAAACATGGAAGATAGTTGAAGGCCTTCCTATTAATGACTTCTCCCGTGAGAAGATGGATGTGACTGCAAAGGAGTTAACTGATGAGAAGGAGACTGCTGTTGAGTTTCTTTCCACTGCATGA